The window GCACTCCTGTGGGATCTCCACCCTGCGCAAAGCGTTGCAGGCGTGATTATTTTTTTGCAACACCCTGCTTCTTTTTGATGAACTGATTCGGTACGGCAATCCGAGGCATTGCCGAAAAGGTTCCACTTCCTTCGCAACGTGGTTGCGTGTGGAGTGGAACCTTTTTTTTGCGGTGTCGGTCTCCGGGATCGGCAGCGCTCTTCCCCCGGCTCGGCAGCGGTTCGGTTCAGGAGTGTTTTTCCGAATCGGCGGGCGAGGCGGGTTTTGCGGCAGGGCAGTTACCCTGAGCGCGCTTGGCCACCGGGCATCCGGCGCACCCGGAGTCGGGAGCCTGTGCATCATCACCGCACCCGCACCCAAAGGGGACGTCCTCTCCGCGATCCTTGTCGTTGAAGTGTTTGGTTATGATGAAGAGCAGCACCAGCCCGAGCACCAGTCCCAAACCGAACAGATCGTTCCAATCCATGGCGTATCCTCACTGCGCGTTCGTGTTGTCTGTTCCGCAGAGGCATACCCTGCTTCTGGTCGGTTGCGAACAGGCTTAGTCCGCAACGGCCCGGGGGTGCCGGTCCGGGCCATTGCAACGGGCAGCAGACCTAATGTGGAGCATCGTCCTTTGCTGAGGGGCAGCTCCTGCAATCGGACCGGGAGTCGTCTTTCGCATCGTAGGGGGAAAGCCCGGGCTGGGCGCTGGGGCATCCGCCGCAGCCCCCCGAGCATCCGCATCCTGTGGAATCGTTTTTGGCGTTGCGGACGGCACGGCGCAACAGATAGAGGGCGGCCGCGGCCACGATGACGATAACGGCGATGGTGTCGAAGCTCATGAGGATTCTCCTGTGGTGTGTGTATGGGAATTTTTGCAGTGCCGCAGGATGGGCCGGATCAGGAGGACACCAAGAATCAGGGCGGCGGTCCAGTGAACCGGTCCGTGGGATTCGTGGCTGATGGCCTGGGCCCAATCCGTTACGGAAAGCCCGAGAGCGGCGTACAGTTCATTCACGGCCAACCCCAGCAGCAGGGAGCTGATCAGGATGGCGGCAAGGTAGATGAGGGCGGCCTTCTTGCCGATGATTTTTGAAACCATGGCAAAGGAGGCCAGGTTGGTGGCGGGACCGGCCAAAAGAAAGACCAGGGCCGCGCCCGGGGACAGTCCCTTGAGGGCCAAAGCCGCCACAATGGGGGTGGAAGAGGTGGCGCAGACGTAGAGCGGTGCCGCCACGACCAAGGCCGCGAGCAGCGGCAGCAGGCCGTCACCGAGGTATTGCTCGATGATGCCCTGGGGCAGCAGGGCGGTAAGCGCTCCGGCGAGGAGCACGCCAAGCACGAACCAACCGCCGATGTCGGGCAGCAGATCGGTGAAGGCGAATTCCAGCCCGTCCCGGAAGCGTTGCATGAGACCGGGGCGATCTGTTTGGCAGGAACCGGAGCAACATCCGTCCGAGCATTGGGGAGCTGGTGGCTTTTGGGGTACGGTTTGGTCGCGGTCCAGGAGATTGACGCCCAATCCTGCCAGGGTCGCAGTGAGCAGGGCGGCCAGGGGGCGCAGCACGGTCATGACCGGGTCGAGCAATGCCCAGGTGATGGCAAGAGAGTCCACACCGGTTTCCGGGGTGGAGATAAGAAAGGCTGCGGTAGACCCCTTGCCGGCACCCTGGCGGCGGAGTCCGGCAGCGGCCGGTGCCACTCCGCAGCTGCACAGCGGAATGGGGGCGCCCAGCAGCGAGGCCTTGAACAC of the Paucidesulfovibrio gracilis DSM 16080 genome contains:
- a CDS encoding FeoB-associated Cys-rich membrane protein produces the protein MSFDTIAVIVIVAAAALYLLRRAVRNAKNDSTGCGCSGGCGGCPSAQPGLSPYDAKDDSRSDCRSCPSAKDDAPH
- a CDS encoding SO_0444 family Cu/Zn efflux transporter; its protein translation is MELIVAILAASWDVFLESAPYMLFGFLAAGMLKAFLPGDLVARHLGGSRIFGVFKASLLGAPIPLCSCGVAPAAAGLRRQGAGKGSTAAFLISTPETGVDSLAITWALLDPVMTVLRPLAALLTATLAGLGVNLLDRDQTVPQKPPAPQCSDGCCSGSCQTDRPGLMQRFRDGLEFAFTDLLPDIGGWFVLGVLLAGALTALLPQGIIEQYLGDGLLPLLAALVVAAPLYVCATSSTPIVAALALKGLSPGAALVFLLAGPATNLASFAMVSKIIGKKAALIYLAAILISSLLLGLAVNELYAALGLSVTDWAQAISHESHGPVHWTAALILGVLLIRPILRHCKNSHTHTTGESS